The Thermincola ferriacetica genome window below encodes:
- a CDS encoding phage holin family protein, with amino-acid sequence MKGLALRWFFNALALFITAYLLDGVMISGFGSALVAALVLGIVNAVIRPVILFFTLPLNFLTLGLFTFVVNALMFKLVSVVVDGFVVEGFFAALVGSLLLTIISGFLSALVRDH; translated from the coding sequence ATGAAAGGTTTGGCTCTGCGTTGGTTCTTTAATGCGCTGGCTTTGTTTATTACTGCATACCTGCTTGACGGCGTTATGATCTCCGGTTTTGGGTCTGCGCTGGTGGCGGCGCTGGTTTTGGGTATCGTAAACGCCGTCATCAGACCGGTAATTTTGTTCTTTACACTGCCTTTGAATTTCCTTACCTTAGGTCTGTTTACCTTTGTAGTGAACGCTCTTATGTTCAAGCTGGTTTCCGTCGTGGTAGACGGTTTCGTGGTAGAAGGGTTTTTCGCCGCTTTGGTCGGCTCTCTGTTGTTAACCATTATCAGCGGATTTCTCTCAGCCCTGGTCCGTGACCATTAA
- a CDS encoding Cof-type HAD-IIB family hydrolase — protein sequence MGYQLIAIDLDDTLLRDDLTISRANKRAITEAVKRNKLVIISTGRMFKSALPFAQELDLHHPIISYQGALVKTADTGQVLVERPVPLELAQEVLHIGYARGIHINVYLNDTLFVDGITEEGIGYANLARVELNPVGDLRRFLTADPTKLLFIGEPAHLDKLLTECREKFAGRLYVTKSKPHFLEFMHPQANKGGALEELGRIFGIAREEMIAVGDSYNDLDMIEYAGLGVVMGNARDEVKKVADYVTLDNEADGVAHVIEKFLLQDN from the coding sequence TTGGGTTATCAATTAATTGCAATAGACTTGGATGATACGTTGCTAAGGGACGACCTGACCATATCCCGGGCCAATAAAAGGGCAATTACTGAGGCGGTAAAAAGAAACAAGCTGGTGATTATTTCTACGGGGCGGATGTTTAAATCCGCTTTACCTTTTGCCCAGGAATTAGATCTTCATCATCCGATTATATCTTACCAGGGGGCCCTGGTGAAAACTGCCGATACGGGGCAGGTGCTGGTGGAAAGACCTGTTCCGTTGGAACTGGCCCAGGAAGTTTTGCATATCGGTTATGCCCGCGGAATACATATAAATGTCTACCTGAACGATACCCTTTTTGTCGATGGCATAACTGAAGAAGGTATCGGGTATGCTAATCTGGCACGGGTAGAGCTGAATCCTGTCGGTGACTTGCGTAGATTTTTAACCGCTGATCCGACCAAACTGTTATTTATCGGAGAGCCGGCTCATCTGGATAAACTTCTTACAGAATGTCGGGAGAAGTTTGCCGGTAGGCTATATGTTACCAAATCGAAACCCCATTTCCTCGAGTTCATGCATCCGCAAGCCAATAAAGGCGGCGCCCTGGAAGAACTGGGGCGGATTTTCGGCATTGCCAGGGAAGAAATGATTGCTGTGGGCGACAGTTACAATGACCTGGACATGATCGAATATGCCGGTCTGGGTGTCGTGATGGGTAATGCCAGGGATGAAGTCAAGAAGGTAGCTGACTATGTTACCCTGGATAACGAAGCCGATGGCGTTGCCCATGTTATCGAAAAGTTTTTACTGCAGGATAATTAA
- a CDS encoding glucodextranase DOMON-like domain-containing protein, with translation MDKKSKVIFTASLFLVIAGILTGAGYILHGLTAKRYHAQRVIFEMADPARDDYGPGSYKYPTDSIFDPKSGHFDLLKFTVSAKEDKYFFDIKLGRITNPWGAAEGFSHQIIQIYIADGSENGRIETFKQGANVQFSPQYPWTSLIKVVSFGKTAVYSSTDYETSDGKSVGVTAKLQPDKQTIRVTVPKKYIAGQPEKWAYYVLVGSQDGSGPDNYRQVMAQVTQWNFGGGQNSPLNPNVIDILAPKKGLHTQEKMLKSFDPGRGRLAMLYPVGPPQVRPSWWENFLEYMEGLFVKYDVSL, from the coding sequence ATGGATAAAAAATCTAAAGTTATTTTTACGGCGTCTCTTTTTCTTGTTATTGCCGGCATATTAACGGGAGCCGGGTACATACTGCACGGCCTCACCGCAAAAAGGTATCATGCCCAGCGCGTGATTTTCGAAATGGCGGATCCGGCGCGTGATGATTATGGTCCAGGTTCTTATAAATACCCTACAGATTCTATCTTTGACCCTAAATCAGGGCACTTTGACCTGTTAAAATTTACCGTGTCTGCCAAAGAAGATAAATATTTTTTCGATATAAAATTAGGCAGGATAACAAATCCCTGGGGAGCTGCCGAAGGGTTCAGCCACCAGATAATCCAGATATACATTGCCGACGGGTCAGAAAACGGTAGGATTGAAACTTTTAAACAGGGCGCAAATGTACAGTTCAGCCCTCAATATCCCTGGACTTCGCTGATTAAGGTCGTCAGCTTTGGCAAGACAGCAGTATATTCTTCAACGGATTACGAAACGTCAGATGGGAAATCAGTAGGGGTTACGGCTAAATTGCAGCCCGATAAGCAGACCATCCGGGTTACGGTGCCCAAAAAATACATTGCCGGCCAACCGGAAAAATGGGCCTATTATGTTCTGGTAGGTTCTCAGGATGGTTCCGGACCTGATAATTACAGACAGGTGATGGCGCAGGTAACCCAGTGGAATTTCGGAGGAGGCCAAAACAGTCCCTTGAATCCGAATGTAATCGATATCCTGGCGCCGAAAAAAGGGCTCCATACACAGGAGAAAATGCTCAAAAGCTTTGATCCCGGCAGGGGCAGGCTGGCTATGCTTTACCCGGTAGGGCCTCCGCAGGTCCGGCCCTCCTGGTGGGAAAATTTCCTCGAATACATGGAAGGCCTTTTTGTTAAATATGACGTCAGTTTATGA
- a CDS encoding glycoside hydrolase family 15 protein, which translates to MEKPYLISSVIGNGRMLATLGRNTELYRIFWPHIDNFQHLQNSFAGIFMHGAMRWLTDPGLWRHEQSYCEDTNVVETLLQSHDGLVQVRVVDFVEPERDVLVRHFEIGNLSDGALPARFVCFAAFNFQNNPYGNGVLYAAEYDALLYYGRGYYFLVGGDRANNGFQAGAGALDDAHDGYLHGAVLNMSPEGCQVWDLGSLEKGQKTELTLFFCPGKTWAETGHKLQWARQQGYRQLFAATKHYWTAFLARGRQVHTDDADLNALYKRSLLVGGLLCDRENGGIIAAPEMDEKYIKSGGYGYCWPRDCVFVADAMARAGYGDIAARFYRWAARTQLPEGDWYQRYDTEGNLAPGWGKQVDQTGAVLWGIWQYVLVYEDMDFLRELWPTVFKGAVFLSSFVDRETALPLPSFDLWEERLGEHAYSAAAVYGGLMGAADMARKLGYDQEADNWHKTALNIAHGIVKYLWDQEKKSFIRTVKKTVDRGEYEYHRQQGNWVATFKREKGYEVFQIWKDDLTDASLLGLVYPFEVFSPVDEKIKHTVDWIERVLTCPRTGGIKRYENDHYIGGNPWVNTTLWLAIYMIRAQRREQAKLFLRWAINHRTETGLLPEQVDRNSGRPAWIIPLSWSHAMFILAVLEFLDSGNREEKP; encoded by the coding sequence ATGGAAAAACCGTATCTGATCAGTTCGGTCATCGGCAATGGCAGGATGCTGGCCACCCTGGGCAGAAATACGGAACTTTACCGGATTTTCTGGCCCCATATTGATAATTTCCAACATCTGCAGAACAGTTTTGCGGGTATTTTCATGCACGGTGCAATGCGGTGGTTGACTGACCCCGGATTGTGGCGGCATGAACAATCATATTGTGAAGATACCAATGTTGTGGAAACTTTATTGCAAAGCCATGACGGGCTGGTTCAGGTCAGGGTAGTAGATTTTGTGGAGCCTGAACGCGATGTGCTGGTACGGCATTTTGAGATAGGCAACCTTTCTGATGGGGCGCTACCTGCCAGGTTTGTCTGTTTTGCCGCCTTCAATTTTCAAAACAACCCTTACGGAAACGGGGTCCTGTACGCAGCCGAGTATGATGCCCTGCTTTATTACGGGCGCGGTTACTATTTCCTAGTCGGCGGAGATAGGGCCAATAACGGATTTCAGGCCGGCGCCGGCGCGCTGGACGATGCCCATGACGGATATTTGCACGGGGCTGTGCTGAATATGAGCCCAGAAGGGTGCCAGGTATGGGATTTGGGCAGTCTGGAAAAAGGCCAGAAAACCGAATTGACCCTGTTTTTCTGCCCGGGAAAAACATGGGCGGAGACGGGGCATAAATTGCAGTGGGCACGGCAGCAGGGTTACCGTCAATTGTTTGCGGCTACCAAGCACTATTGGACCGCTTTTTTGGCCAGGGGCAGGCAGGTTCATACTGATGATGCCGATTTGAATGCTTTATATAAAAGGTCTTTGTTGGTCGGTGGGCTCCTGTGTGACAGGGAGAACGGCGGTATAATCGCAGCCCCTGAAATGGATGAAAAGTACATAAAATCGGGCGGGTACGGGTACTGCTGGCCGCGGGATTGTGTCTTTGTGGCTGATGCGATGGCCAGGGCCGGTTACGGGGACATTGCCGCCAGGTTTTACCGTTGGGCGGCCCGGACCCAACTGCCCGAGGGAGACTGGTACCAGCGCTATGACACAGAGGGGAATCTGGCTCCTGGCTGGGGAAAACAGGTTGACCAGACGGGCGCCGTGCTGTGGGGTATATGGCAGTATGTTCTGGTTTATGAAGACATGGATTTTCTCAGGGAGTTGTGGCCAACGGTTTTTAAGGGCGCGGTCTTTTTATCTTCGTTCGTTGACCGGGAAACGGCCCTGCCGTTGCCCAGTTTTGATTTATGGGAAGAACGGCTCGGTGAACATGCCTACTCCGCTGCCGCTGTTTACGGGGGGCTTATGGGAGCGGCTGATATGGCCAGAAAGTTGGGCTATGACCAGGAAGCTGATAATTGGCACAAAACCGCTCTCAATATAGCCCATGGAATAGTAAAGTATTTATGGGACCAGGAAAAAAAATCCTTTATACGTACCGTCAAAAAAACTGTTGACCGTGGAGAATACGAGTACCACCGGCAGCAGGGTAACTGGGTTGCCACTTTCAAAAGGGAGAAAGGTTACGAAGTTTTCCAGATCTGGAAAGATGATTTGACAGATGCCAGCCTGTTAGGTCTGGTTTACCCCTTTGAGGTTTTCTCCCCTGTCGACGAAAAAATAAAACATACGGTGGACTGGATTGAACGGGTACTGACCTGTCCGCGGACCGGCGGCATCAAAAGGTACGAAAACGATCATTACATTGGCGGCAACCCGTGGGTAAACACTACGCTGTGGCTGGCTATTTATATGATCCGCGCGCAGCGCCGGGAACAGGCCAAACTGTTCTTGCGCTGGGCAATTAACCACCGGACGGAAACAGGGTTACTGCCTGAACAGGTAGACCGCAATTCCGGCCGGCCGGCCTGGATAATTCCTTTAAGCTGGTCCCATGCCATGTTTATATTGGCGGTTTTAGAATTTCTGGATAGCGGGAACAGGGAGGAAAAGCCATGA